The following coding sequences lie in one Nonomuraea muscovyensis genomic window:
- a CDS encoding alpha/beta hydrolase — translation MEIRAATVLPARREPIELHTGDGLTLVGELALPEDRPPVATLVTLHPLPTHGGFMDSHLYKKAANRLPALADLAVLRFNTRGTSSERGTSQGAFDGGEGERFDVAAALEYAEFHDLPRVWVVGWSFGTELTLKWAHDPLVEGAVLLSPPLHRATDDDLDSWARFGRPLVVLVPEFDDYLKPDDARARFARVPQAEVIGVEGAKHLWVGEPYVRIVLDEIVKRVNPAAYPLPTHV, via the coding sequence GTGGAGATTCGCGCGGCGACCGTGCTGCCGGCCAGGCGTGAGCCGATCGAGCTGCACACCGGTGACGGCCTGACCCTGGTGGGCGAGCTGGCCCTGCCCGAAGACCGGCCGCCGGTGGCCACGCTGGTCACCCTGCACCCGCTGCCGACCCACGGCGGCTTCATGGACAGCCACCTCTACAAGAAGGCCGCCAACCGGCTGCCCGCCCTCGCCGACCTCGCCGTGCTGCGCTTCAACACCCGCGGCACGTCGTCCGAGCGGGGCACCTCGCAGGGCGCGTTCGACGGCGGCGAGGGGGAGCGGTTCGACGTGGCGGCCGCGCTGGAGTACGCCGAGTTCCACGACCTGCCCCGGGTGTGGGTGGTCGGCTGGTCGTTCGGCACCGAGCTGACGCTGAAGTGGGCGCACGACCCGCTCGTGGAGGGCGCCGTCCTGCTCTCGCCGCCGCTGCACCGGGCCACCGACGACGACCTCGACTCCTGGGCCCGGTTCGGCCGCCCGCTGGTGGTGCTCGTGCCGGAGTTCGACGACTACCTCAAGCCCGACGACGCCCGTGCCCGCTTCGCCCGGGTGCCGCAGGCCGAGGTCATCGGGGTCGAGGGCGCCAAGCACCTGTGGGTGGGCGAGCCGTACGTGCGCATCGTGCTGGACGAGATCGTCAAGAGGGTGAACCCGGCCGCGTACCCGCTCCCCACGCACGTCTGA